A genomic region of Candidatus Pseudomonas phytovorans contains the following coding sequences:
- a CDS encoding VOC family protein, translated as MGIRGSDRQIDNIEFNVSDIPRSKAFYGSVFGWAFTDYGPTYTEFSDGRLTGGFTTGEPVRPGGPLVILYADDLEATQQRIEAAGAKISRATFAFPGGRRFHFIDPDGYELAVWTAQA; from the coding sequence ATGGGCATTCGCGGTAGTGATCGGCAAATCGACAACATCGAGTTCAATGTCAGCGACATCCCACGGAGCAAGGCCTTCTATGGCAGCGTGTTCGGCTGGGCGTTCACCGATTACGGGCCCACGTACACCGAGTTCAGCGATGGTCGCCTGACCGGGGGCTTCACCACGGGTGAGCCGGTGCGCCCAGGTGGGCCGCTGGTCATTTTGTACGCCGACGACCTTGAGGCCACACAGCAGCGAATCGAGGCGGCCGGGGCGAAAATCAGCCGGGCGACCTTTGCCTTCCCCGGCGGGCGGCGCTTCCATTTCATCGACCCGGACGGTTATGAACTGGCGGTGTGGACGGCCCAAGCCTGA
- a CDS encoding glycoside hydrolase family 15 protein, with protein MPAHIEDYALLGNCRSAALVSRDGSLDWLCLPRFDSPAVFAALLGNEENGRWRLAPCDPVEHSSRQYLDDTLVLETTWVTATGRARVLDFMPLGEVNSVVRIVEGLSGETNFEMDLVMRFDYGRSVPWVERLDPLTLSAVAGPDRLILCTTVPPHAVDHHTVARFRVGTGERQVFSLRHQPSHLPLQPDCDIDQAFAQTVEQWQAFAARCPQVGPYTPLVRRSLLTLKAMTYAPTGGIVAAVTTSLPERVGGERNWDYRFCWLRDATMTLLAFMNLGYFDEAQAWREWLLRSVAGNPEQMQIMYGLAGERDLQEYTLPWLAGYEHSQPVRVGNAASQQVQLDIYGELADAMTQAIKGGLPRHPRSAAISRLILPYVERIWREPDEGIWEVRGGRQQFVHSKVMAWVAFDRAAGLADTTEEGRERGHHYRQVADEIHREVCEHGLDASGRFFVQAYGSTEMDASLLQIALTGFLPADDPRFLRTLEQIEQRLLKNGLLMRYDSDSCSDGLTPGEGTFLVCSFWLADVYVLLGRQAEAEALYQHLTGLSNDLGLLAEQYDPAGQRMLGNFPQAFSHIGIINTALNLHRAQCPVRDRASCG; from the coding sequence ATGCCCGCCCATATCGAAGACTACGCCCTGCTGGGCAACTGCCGTAGCGCAGCCCTGGTCAGCCGCGACGGCTCACTCGACTGGCTATGCCTGCCCCGCTTCGACTCCCCCGCAGTCTTCGCCGCCCTGCTGGGTAACGAAGAAAACGGCCGTTGGCGCCTGGCCCCGTGCGACCCGGTCGAGCACAGCAGCCGCCAATACCTGGACGACACCCTTGTACTGGAAACCACCTGGGTCACCGCCACGGGTCGTGCCCGGGTGCTTGATTTCATGCCACTGGGCGAAGTCAATTCGGTGGTGCGGATCGTCGAGGGTCTCAGTGGCGAAACCAATTTCGAAATGGACCTGGTCATGCGCTTCGACTACGGCCGCAGTGTGCCCTGGGTGGAGCGCCTCGACCCACTGACCCTCAGCGCCGTTGCCGGCCCCGACCGGCTGATCCTGTGCACCACGGTGCCCCCGCATGCCGTCGACCACCATACCGTTGCGCGCTTTCGCGTCGGCACGGGCGAGCGCCAAGTCTTCAGCCTGCGTCATCAGCCCTCGCACCTGCCGCTGCAGCCCGATTGTGATATCGACCAGGCCTTTGCCCAAACCGTCGAGCAATGGCAGGCCTTCGCCGCCCGGTGTCCGCAGGTAGGCCCCTATACCCCCTTGGTACGCCGCTCGTTGCTCACGCTCAAGGCCATGACCTACGCCCCTACTGGCGGTATTGTCGCCGCCGTCACCACCTCGCTGCCCGAGCGTGTAGGTGGCGAGCGCAACTGGGACTATCGCTTCTGCTGGCTGCGCGATGCCACCATGACGTTGCTTGCCTTCATGAACCTCGGCTACTTCGACGAAGCCCAGGCCTGGCGCGAATGGCTGCTGCGCTCGGTGGCCGGCAACCCCGAACAGATGCAGATCATGTATGGCCTGGCCGGTGAGCGCGACCTGCAGGAATACACCTTGCCGTGGCTGGCCGGTTACGAACATTCGCAACCCGTGCGGGTAGGCAACGCCGCGTCGCAGCAGGTGCAGCTGGACATCTATGGCGAACTGGCCGATGCCATGACCCAGGCGATCAAAGGCGGCTTGCCCCGCCACCCGCGCAGCGCCGCCATCTCCCGCCTGATCTTGCCTTATGTCGAACGCATCTGGCGCGAGCCGGACGAAGGCATCTGGGAAGTGCGCGGCGGCCGGCAGCAGTTCGTGCATTCCAAGGTCATGGCCTGGGTCGCCTTCGACCGTGCCGCGGGGCTGGCCGACACCACAGAAGAAGGCCGCGAACGCGGGCACCATTACCGCCAGGTGGCTGACGAGATCCATCGCGAAGTGTGCGAGCACGGCCTGGACGCCAGCGGCCGGTTTTTCGTCCAGGCATATGGCTCGACCGAAATGGACGCCAGCCTGCTGCAGATCGCCCTGACCGGCTTTCTGCCGGCGGATGACCCACGCTTCTTGCGCACGCTGGAGCAGATCGAACAGCGCCTGCTGAAGAATGGCCTGCTGATGCGCTACGACAGTGACAGCTGCAGCGACGGCCTGACGCCGGGGGAGGGCACCTTCCTGGTGTGTTCGTTCTGGCTGGCTGACGTGTATGTATTGCTGGGGCGCCAGGCCGAAGCCGAAGCGCTGTACCAGCATCTGACCGGCCTGAGCAACGACCTCGGCTTGCTGGCCGAGCAATACGACCCGGCCGGCCAGCGCATGCTTGGCAATTTCCCCCAGGCGTTCAGCCATATCGGCATCATCAACACCGCACTGAACCTGCACCGCGCACAGTGCCCGGTGCGTGACCGGGCCAGCTGTGGATAG
- the preA gene encoding NAD-dependent dihydropyrimidine dehydrogenase subunit PreA, translating into MADLSIVFAGIKAPNPFWLASAPPTDKAYNVVRAFEAGWGGVVWKTLGEDPAAVNVSSRYSAHYGANRLVQGINNIELITDRSLEINLREITQVKKDWPDRALIVSLMVPCLEDSWKFILPLVEATGADGIELNFGCPHGMPERGMGAAVGQVPEYVELVTRWCKTYCSLPVIVKLTPNITDIRQSARAAHRGGADAVSLINTINSITSVDLDRMVAHPIVGDQSTHGGYCGSAVKPIALNMVAEIARDPETHGLPICGIGGISNWRDAAEFMALGSGAVQVCTAAMLHGFRIVEDMQDGLARWMDQHGHRNIEAFRGQAVGHTTDWKYLDINYKSVAHIDEAACIGCGRCHIACEDTSHQAIASTLKADGTHAYSVIEEECVGCNLCQITCPVENCIEMEAQDTGKPYLNWTQDPRNPYREAS; encoded by the coding sequence ATGGCCGACTTGTCTATCGTATTTGCCGGCATCAAGGCACCCAACCCGTTCTGGCTGGCCTCTGCACCACCCACCGACAAGGCCTATAACGTGGTCCGCGCCTTCGAGGCCGGCTGGGGCGGCGTGGTCTGGAAAACCCTGGGCGAGGACCCGGCAGCAGTCAACGTGTCGTCGCGCTATTCGGCGCATTACGGCGCCAACCGCCTGGTGCAGGGCATCAACAATATCGAGCTGATTACCGACCGCTCACTGGAAATCAACCTGCGCGAAATCACCCAGGTGAAGAAGGACTGGCCCGACCGCGCATTGATCGTGTCGCTGATGGTGCCGTGCCTGGAGGACTCGTGGAAGTTCATCCTGCCACTGGTCGAAGCCACCGGGGCCGATGGCATCGAGCTGAACTTCGGCTGCCCGCACGGCATGCCGGAACGCGGTATGGGTGCGGCAGTCGGCCAGGTGCCGGAATACGTGGAACTGGTCACCCGCTGGTGCAAGACCTACTGCTCGCTGCCGGTGATCGTGAAGCTTACGCCGAACATCACCGACATCCGCCAGTCGGCTCGCGCCGCGCACCGTGGCGGTGCCGATGCGGTGTCGTTGATCAACACCATCAACTCCATCACCAGCGTCGACCTGGACCGCATGGTGGCCCACCCCATCGTCGGAGACCAAAGCACCCATGGCGGTTACTGCGGTTCGGCAGTGAAGCCGATTGCGCTGAATATGGTGGCGGAAATCGCCCGCGACCCGGAAACCCACGGTTTGCCGATCTGCGGCATTGGCGGCATCAGCAACTGGCGTGATGCAGCAGAGTTCATGGCCCTGGGTAGTGGTGCCGTACAAGTGTGCACGGCGGCGATGCTGCACGGCTTTCGCATTGTCGAGGACATGCAGGATGGCCTGGCACGCTGGATGGACCAGCATGGGCATCGCAACATCGAGGCATTCCGTGGTCAGGCGGTGGGGCATACCACCGACTGGAAGTACCTGGATATCAACTACAAGTCGGTAGCGCACATCGACGAGGCGGCATGCATTGGCTGCGGCCGCTGCCACATTGCCTGTGAGGACACCTCGCACCAGGCGATTGCCAGCACGCTGAAGGCAGATGGCACGCATGCCTACAGCGTGATCGAGGAGGAATGCGTGGGCTGCAATCTGTGCCAGATCACCTGCCCGGTTGAAAACTGCATCGAGATGGAGGCGCAGGATACCGGCAAGCCGTACCTGAACTGGACGCAGGATCCGCGCAACCCCTACCGCGAGGCCAGCTGA
- a CDS encoding TetR/AcrR family transcriptional regulator, with protein sequence MANHKIEIRRRNIEKILQAAEKVFADKGYGATSMGDIAEQAELPRSNLHYYFSTKDELFRAVLQDLLDVWKQDALCFENFDDPRVVLTSYIRAKMGHSRSRPLGSKIWAEEMLHGAPVLGVNLDESLVPWAKLKEAKIRRWVEEGRIRPVEPSALLYMIWASTQHYADFGYQVQLLNGGEMLSDMAFESALQTVTSVILRGIGLEP encoded by the coding sequence ATGGCCAACCACAAGATCGAAATCCGCCGCCGCAATATCGAGAAAATTTTGCAGGCGGCAGAAAAGGTATTCGCCGATAAGGGCTATGGCGCCACCTCGATGGGTGATATTGCCGAACAGGCCGAATTGCCGCGCTCCAACCTGCATTACTACTTCAGCACCAAGGACGAACTGTTCCGCGCGGTGCTGCAGGACCTGCTGGATGTTTGGAAGCAGGACGCACTGTGCTTCGAGAACTTCGACGACCCGCGCGTCGTGCTGACCAGCTACATCCGGGCGAAGATGGGCCATTCGCGCTCGCGGCCGCTGGGCTCGAAGATCTGGGCCGAAGAGATGCTGCACGGGGCGCCGGTGCTGGGGGTGAACCTTGATGAAAGCCTGGTGCCCTGGGCGAAACTGAAGGAAGCCAAGATTCGCCGTTGGGTGGAGGAGGGGCGTATTCGGCCGGTCGAGCCGTCGGCGTTGCTTTACATGATCTGGGCGTCTACCCAGCACTATGCCGACTTCGGTTACCAGGTGCAGTTGCTCAACGGCGGCGAGATGCTGTCGGACATGGCGTTCGAGAGTGCGCTGCAGACGGTGACCAGCGTGATCTTGCGGGGGATCGGGCTAGAGCCTTGA